GGACATGCCGCCGCCCAGGGAGCCGCCGATCGCGGGCAGCGCCACGTTCACCACGGAGGCGTCGAGCGTGATCAGGGCGAAGCCGAGCATGGCCGCGGCGAGGGTGAGGCCGGGGGAGGTCCGGCCCGTGCCGCGCCGGCCGGGGCCGGGTGCCGGTTCCGTGGGGTGCGCCGCCGCCGGGGCGCCATCGGTGAGGGAGTTCGTTGCCATGTCCATGAGTCTGCTGGCGGCGGCGCGGCTACAGTAGTGGCCTGAATGCCATACCTCCGGAGGTTCTGGCCATGTCCCGCCCGAAGGCGGCCCCCAGGTCGCACAGGTCGCACCGGCCGCACCGCATCGCCGTCATCGCGCCCTCACCCGTGTCGATGTTCAACCTCGCGGTCCCCGAGATGCTCTTCGAGAGGGTCGAGGTGGCCGGCGGACCCGGCTACGAGGTGGTCGTCTGCACCCCGCAGCCCGGCACCATCGCCACCACCGGCGGGCTCAGCCTCCACGTCGAGCAGGGGCTCGACGCCGCGCGCGACGCCGACACCCTCCTCGTCGCGGGCACCGGACACCGCTACGAACCCGACCCGCGGACCGTCGCCGCCGTCCGCGAGGCCGCCGAAGCGGGACGGCGCATCGCGTCCATCTGCAGCGGCGCCTTCGTGCTCGCCGAGGCGGGACTCCTCGACGGGCGCAGCGCGACCACGTACTGGCAGCTCGCCGAGGAACTGCGCAGCCGCTATCCGGCGCTCGACCTCAAGGGAGACGTCCTCTACGTGGAGGACGGGCAGGTCATGACGTCCTCCGGGTACGCCGCAGGGATCGACCTGTGCCTGCACATCATCCGCACCGACTACGGGGCGGCCGCCGCCAACGAGGTGGCCAGAGCGGCGCTCGTCGCCCCCGTACGGCCCGGCGGCCAGACCCAGTTCACCCAGACCCCGCTGCCGCCGGAGCGCGGCAACGCCTGCGCCGACACCCGCGGCTGGGCCATGCGCCACCTCGACGAGCCGCTCACGCTCACCGACCTCGCCCGGCAGGCGGGCGTCAGCGTGCGCACCCTCACCCGGCGTTTCCACGCGGAGAGCGGGGTGAGCCCGCTGCAGTGGCTCCTCCACCAGCGCGTCGAGCGGGCCAAGGAGCTCCTGGAGACGACGAAGCTCCCCATGGACCGGGTCGCCGAGGCCTGCGGGCTCGGCACCGCCGACTCGCTCCGCGGCCA
This Streptomyces sp. NBC_01283 DNA region includes the following protein-coding sequences:
- a CDS encoding GlxA family transcriptional regulator gives rise to the protein MSRPKAAPRSHRSHRPHRIAVIAPSPVSMFNLAVPEMLFERVEVAGGPGYEVVVCTPQPGTIATTGGLSLHVEQGLDAARDADTLLVAGTGHRYEPDPRTVAAVREAAEAGRRIASICSGAFVLAEAGLLDGRSATTYWQLAEELRSRYPALDLKGDVLYVEDGQVMTSSGYAAGIDLCLHIIRTDYGAAAANEVARAALVAPVRPGGQTQFTQTPLPPERGNACADTRGWAMRHLDEPLTLTDLARQAGVSVRTLTRRFHAESGVSPLQWLLHQRVERAKELLETTKLPMDRVAEACGLGTADSLRGHLVRRTGLTPSAYRVQFSRLGTQGPRNTSIAA